ACGAGACCGAGACACCCCCATTGCGCATGCTGCCGCAACAGATCCGCCTCATCGGGAGAGAGCCCGTGCACATCGTCCTCGGAGAATTCTTCGATACGGACATCCGAGCGCGGTCGCGACAGGGCCAGCGCGGCGTAGACCTGTCCCTTGCAGTAGACCGAAAAGCCCTGAGCCTCGACCTGTGGCCAAGTGTGCGGGGCCGGCGTGATGTTGAAATAGGTCACCGTCTTGTCGCGCGTCGCCGCGCGCACCAGCATCGAGCTGAAGGCACGGAACGCCGGCTCGACATACCAGCTCGAGACATTGGCCCTGACGATCGGCTCACCGCCGATGTGGAGCTCGGAGAACAGCAGCAGGATCACGCCGACAGGCACCCCGGCTTGGTCGAGACAATAGCCGAATGCCGGATAGCCGGCCGGCCGCGGGCGCGCCGCGTGGCGTTCGAGTCCGCGCAACCAATAGGCCTCGCTGCGAAAGGCGAATCCGCGCGTCAGCAGTGCGGCGACCGCCGGCAGATCCGCCGCGCCGATCTCTCGGATGCGAACGCCGGTCACGGCCTGCGCGGGAGCCGGCCTGTCATTTGCAATCTCAGCCTTTTTGATTGGCTGCATTCCAGCATCACCCGAGAGAGATCCGGCGCGCCACCCATGGCGCGGCGGGATCGTCATGACGGCAATTATCGTAAAAAGCTTTG
This region of Bradyrhizobium sp. SZCCHNS1050 genomic DNA includes:
- a CDS encoding acyl-CoA acyltransferase; its protein translation is MQPIKKAEIANDRPAPAQAVTGVRIREIGAADLPAVAALLTRGFAFRSEAYWLRGLERHAARPRPAGYPAFGYCLDQAGVPVGVILLLFSELHIGGEPIVRANVSSWYVEPAFRAFSSMLVRAATRDKTVTYFNITPAPHTWPQVEAQGFSVYCKGQVYAALALSRPRSDVRIEEFSEDDVHGLSPDEADLLRQHAQWGCLGLVAREADAAYPFVFQKHRVMNALPVYRLLYCRDVADLVRLAGNIGWLLLRRGGLLVRLDANGPIAGLAGWYSDKRGRKYAKGPHPPHLGDLAFTEAALFDG